Proteins encoded within one genomic window of Drosophila willistoni isolate 14030-0811.24 chromosome XL unlocalized genomic scaffold, UCI_dwil_1.1 Seg141, whole genome shotgun sequence:
- the LOC111519306 gene encoding uncharacterized protein LOC111519306 isoform X1: MNFRILWTCVTWFLSLFRNAVDRVMPTAIAGNNQKYLSIENANVESTQLAIIYNSMLNVKDKYLDGSHPPQKFDLPQEMDSPQKKNLTKDNHSLPGMPPIGKMYFLHTSREVKFKFDPILINKLLMANIRRNKNKALKVIDYPLQAMAPAVDKKYNWPKILYLIIACNIFFQALIQISKVYAAVKMIKDPIELAALQLELAANEVNGDVSDETQGNDSVLTLYYPDGKLCLLQCQALDDSSDEYF; this comes from the exons atgaaTTTTCGTATACTTTGGACGTGCGTAACATGGTTTTTGAGTCTCTTTCGGAATGCTGTGGATCGAGTGATGCCAACAGCCATAGCTGGCAATAATCAGAAATACCTTTCAATTGAGAACGCAAATGTAGAATCAACACAATTGGCCATCATTTATAATAG cATGTTGAATGTAAAGGACAAGTATCTGGACGGATCCCATCCACCCCAGAAATTCGACTTACCTCAGGAAATGGATTCACCACAGAAAAAGAATTTGACTAAGGATAATCATTCACTTCCGGGAATGCCTCCAATTGGGAAAATGTATTTCCTTCACACGTCTCGCGaagtgaaatttaaatttgatccCATTCTCATCAACAAACTACTTATGGCAAATATCAGACGTAATAAGAATAAAGCATTGAAAGTAATCGATTATCCATTGCAAGCCATGGCCCCGGCAGTTGATAAAAAGTATAATTGGCCAAAGATACTATATCTCATAATTGCctgtaatatatttttccaaGCTCTAATACAAATTTCTAAAGTATATGCAGctgtaaaaatgataaaggaTCCCATCGAATTGGCGGCCCTACAACTTGAACTGGCGGCTAATGAGGTTAATGGCGATGTTTCAGACGAAACTCAAGGCAATGATTCTGTATTGACGTTATATTATCCAGATGGTAAACTGTGTCTTCTCCAATGCCAAGCCCTAGATGACTCATCTGATGAGTATTTTTAG
- the LOC6649337 gene encoding protein a6, translating to MNMNHKQHSEPFYISPKLFDNRRLKRRRCRWLERLRERQLQYMAQMQLRATAIKTDRDQRGRQKPIAKAMPNRWQQQQHHHHHQQQKQRRQVASHLPADITIDLLSDDDDEHDNDDADETNEQMEMPKKVKSSMAITLTESIILTSDDDNEENEKEKHNDLLRHRHLIHSSSPPPLAPLTLSETVEEVTVSLVPRSSTTANCRARARPINGYGAPVSFCNGYYPTAAATAAATGFLEVDVGAATSLPDDETTVHTVIANRIYELSLSKLREGLASSGMPEYSQDILPEQLQKLSPALRAKVAPLVAPMPPAPISLKLSSDLSISLISDDDDESNNHYHHHNHHHHQHHQPQRNHQSQHHHQQQSQQQQQQHQHQHLLATATGNNQLTGSVSDLVRPVVMAAAAEAHAAAKLLKQQQPQLSVVQHLQYAGPGLRVPVALALPVMAGATGATITTAGTGSVTVAPTLPSATTSRRRKLG from the coding sequence ATGAACATGAATCACAAACAACATTCCGAACCATTTTACATATCGCCAAAACTGTTTGATAATCGACGGTTAAAGCGACGCCGATGCAGATGGCTGGAACGTCTGCGGGAGCGCCAGCTTCAATATATGGCCCAAATGCAGCTTAGGGCGACTGCCATTAAGACTGACCGAGACCAGCGCGGCAGGCAAAAGCCCATAGCAAAGGCAATGCCAAATCgctggcagcagcagcaacaccaccaccaccaccaacaacaaaaacaacgccGTCAAGTGGCTAGCCATTTGCCAGCGGATATAACCATTGATCTGCTTTcagatgacgatgatgaacatgataatgatgatgctgatgagaCCAATGAACAGATGGAGATGCCGAAGAAGGTGAAATCATCAATGGCCATCACTTTGACCGAAAGCATAATTCTAACCAGTGACGATGATAATGAGGAGAATGAAAAGGAGAAGCACAATGATCTGCTCCGACATCGCCATTTAATCCATTCAAGTTCGCCCCCGCCACTTGCTCCGCTGACGCTCTCTGAAACTGTTGAGGAGGTGACCGTTTCCCTAGTGCCGCGCAGCTCTACAACTGCCAACTGCCGGGCGAGGGCGAGACCCATCAATGGCTATGGTGCACCCGTATCCTTTTGCAATGGTTACTAtcccacagcagcagcaacagcagcagctactGGCTTTTTGGAGGTGGATGTAGGTGCAGCCACTTCCTTACCCGATGATGAGACCACTGTCCATACGGTTATAGCTAATCGCATCTATGAGCTATCGCTTAGTAAATTACGTGAAGGTCTTGCCTCTAGCGGTATGCCTGAATATTCCCAGGATATATTACCCGAACAGCTCCAGAAATTATCACCAGCATTACGAGCTAAAGTCGCACCACTTGTCGCTCCCATGCCTCCGGCACCCATTTCATTAAAACTATCAAGCGATCTAAGCATATCCCTGATCTcagacgatgatgatgagagcAATAACCATTATCACCACCACAACCATCATCACCACCAGCACCATCAACCGCAACGCAACCACCAAAGCCAACATCATCACCAGCAGCAGtcgcagcagcaacagcagcagcaccagcaccagcacctCCTTGCAACGGCAACGGGAAACAATCAGTTAACCGGATCTGTGTCAGACTTAGTGCGCCCAGTGGTAATGGCAGCAGCCGCTGAGGCACATGCAGCAGCGAAACTGCTTAAACAGCAACAGCCCCAGTTATCGGTAGTGCAGCATTTACAATATGCTGGTCCTGGCTTAAGAGTACCTGTTGCCCTGGCTCTGCCAGTGATGGCCGGAGCGACTggagcaacaataacaacggCGGGAACCGGATCAGTAACGGTGGCGCCTACTCTACCTTCTGCAACAACTTCACGTCGACGAAAATTGGGTTGA
- the LOC111519306 gene encoding alpha-ketoglutarate-dependent dioxygenase alkB homolog 7, mitochondrial isoform X2, with protein sequence MFTCRRSIISLIIKTTNNTQHCASHSTLTSNLIDYHGDWPATEAKQFSKDMQILKDFISLNDEQQLLDEISPRLRRLPYQCNHWDDAIQNYRELELNQWNNSNNQSVIQRIRQLAFQGDKNILHHVHILDLAPEGIIKPHVDSKRFCGHIIAGLSLLSDSVMRLIPENKPNSYFADILLPKRSLYIMTDMARYQFTHEILCQQLSMFKGRPISKQRRLSLIFRLDASSNTT encoded by the exons atgtttacCTGTCGACGTAGTATTATAAGTTTgataataaaaacaacaaacaacactCAACATTGTG CTTCTCACTCAACCTTAACCAGTAATTTGATTGACTATCATGGCGATTGGCCTGCTACAGAGGCGAAACAATTTTCAAAGGACATGCAAATCCTTAAGGATTTTATAAGCCTAAACGATGAACAGCAATTGCTTGATGAAATATCACCACGCTTACGACGTTTGCCCTATCAGTGTAATCATTGGGATGAT GCCATTCAAAATTATCGCGAACTAGAGCTAAATCAATGGAATAACTCAAATAATCAAAGTGTTATACAACGTATAAGGCAACTGGCATTTCAGGGAGATAAGAATATCCTGCACCATGTCCATATATTGGATCTAGCCCCTGAGGGAATTATCAAACCCCATGTGGATAGCAAGCGA TTCTGTGGTCATATTATTGCTGGTCTAAGTCTTTTAAGCGATTCGGTTATGCGATTGATACCCGAAAATAAACCAAATTCGTATTTTGCCGATATTCTGCTACCCAAACGGTCTCTCTATATAATGACCGATATGGCAAGGTATCAGTTTACCCATGAAATTTTATGTCAACAATTGTCAATGTTCAAGGGTCGACCTATAAGCAAACAACGACGTCTCTCACTTATATTTCGCTTAGATGCTTCAAGTAATACaacttga